A single genomic interval of Candidatus Jordarchaeales archaeon harbors:
- the secY gene encoding preprotein translocase subunit SecY produces the protein MPEVKPPERRVSFREKLVWTGVILLLYLIMANIPLYGVPRGQGYDYLYFLRLIFASSRGTLMELGIGPIVTAGLIMQLLAGSKLIDVDFSNPEDRALFTGAQKVLAVIMTMFEAAVLVLAKTYGDLSSYQATLVFLQLTIAGIILILMDETLQKGWGLGSGISLFIAANVAGQILWLSLNPNISPYDYLGSGVLVALVQVLTFQYWPVASMFFYVLGSYPTVERFSEKAITAATEAATYMYYYMIFNPNTGIYYVLFRPHGQPNVVGLIGTLIIFLIVVYIQSVRVEIPLQYARFRGFRGRYPIKFLYVSVIPVILVHAISANILLISQALWSNYGYVSVAQLIPLLSTYLPDINWSGLSSLANMGWNFNPIVNLIGQYAPSTTNLNQLTPIGGIAYYFSTPYGLENVFRDPGRALIYLLIFSSLCAVLSYIWIDVSGMNAKDVAKQLIMAGMQVPGFRRSPKVIEKILERYIPPVTVLGGFTVGLLAAFADFLGTLGTGTGVLLTVGIIYNYYELIAKERLATISPALRGLLGLE, from the coding sequence CCAGAGCGGAGGGTTAGTTTTAGAGAAAAACTGGTGTGGACAGGGGTCATACTTCTTTTATATCTCATAATGGCTAACATTCCCCTTTACGGTGTTCCAAGAGGGCAAGGGTATGACTACTTGTACTTCCTCAGGCTCATCTTTGCTTCTTCGAGAGGAACATTGATGGAGCTAGGAATAGGGCCTATAGTAACAGCCGGCCTTATCATGCAGCTACTTGCAGGCTCTAAATTGATTGATGTCGACTTCTCTAATCCAGAGGATAGGGCGCTTTTTACCGGGGCGCAAAAAGTTCTCGCAGTTATAATGACTATGTTTGAGGCAGCAGTGCTCGTACTTGCTAAGACTTATGGTGACCTGTCAAGTTACCAGGCAACACTGGTTTTTCTCCAGCTAACAATTGCAGGAATCATCCTTATACTGATGGATGAAACTCTTCAGAAAGGCTGGGGGCTTGGAAGCGGAATAAGCTTGTTTATAGCCGCTAACGTAGCAGGGCAAATTTTGTGGCTTTCGTTAAATCCAAACATTAGCCCATACGACTACCTTGGAAGCGGAGTATTGGTTGCATTAGTTCAGGTTCTAACGTTTCAGTACTGGCCTGTTGCTTCAATGTTCTTTTATGTTTTGGGTTCATACCCAACCGTTGAACGGTTTAGTGAAAAAGCTATTACAGCAGCAACTGAAGCGGCAACTTACATGTATTACTATATGATATTCAACCCAAACACTGGAATATATTACGTCTTATTTAGACCACACGGCCAACCAAACGTAGTCGGCCTCATAGGCACCTTGATAATATTCTTAATAGTCGTTTACATACAGAGCGTGCGGGTCGAAATACCCCTTCAATATGCAAGGTTTAGAGGATTCAGGGGAAGATACCCGATTAAGTTCCTCTACGTGTCAGTGATACCAGTAATTTTAGTTCACGCTATAAGCGCAAATATATTACTAATTTCGCAGGCATTATGGTCTAATTACGGCTATGTTTCGGTAGCACAACTCATACCACTTCTCTCTACCTACCTGCCAGATATAAACTGGAGCGGGCTATCGAGCTTAGCTAATATGGGTTGGAATTTCAACCCGATAGTTAACCTGATCGGGCAGTATGCTCCTTCAACAACAAATTTAAACCAGCTGACCCCCATAGGGGGCATAGCGTATTACTTCTCGACACCATACGGACTTGAAAATGTGTTTAGAGACCCGGGGCGGGCGCTAATTTACCTTCTTATCTTTTCATCCCTTTGCGCTGTATTATCATATATCTGGATAGACGTCTCAGGAATGAACGCAAAAGATGTAGCTAAACAGTTGATAATGGCCGGAATGCAGGTTCCAGGGTTTAGAAGGTCACCAAAGGTGATAGAAAAAATCCTTGAAAGGTATATCCCACCAGTCACCGTCCTTGGAGGGTTCACTGTTGGTTTGCTAGCAGCGTTTGCCGACTTTCTTGGCACTTTAGGAACAGGAACAGGGGTTCTACTAACGGTGGGAATAATTTATAACTACTATGAGTTAATTGCAAAAGAGAGATTGGCAACTATAAGTCCCGCGCTTAGGGGATTGTTGGGATTGGAGTAA
- a CDS encoding adenylate kinase encodes MSRKGAVVVVTGVPGVGKTTVIDNAIEAARKEGMKITLMNYGTVMLEIAKAKGLVENRDQMRKLPSNIQREVQKLAAEKIADAAKEGIVVVDTHMLINTPEGFLPGIPAWVAESLKPNVLILIEADPEEIKNRRRGDESRERDVQSVEEIRLHQEMCRSTAAACATLTGATIVIVPNREGKVSEAAEKILKIFRGIATKTSEGG; translated from the coding sequence ATGAGTAGAAAAGGGGCTGTTGTAGTGGTTACAGGTGTCCCGGGAGTAGGCAAAACAACTGTGATTGATAACGCCATAGAGGCTGCAAGAAAAGAGGGGATGAAAATTACTCTGATGAACTACGGCACCGTAATGTTGGAAATAGCGAAGGCAAAAGGGCTCGTCGAAAATAGAGACCAAATGAGAAAACTGCCCTCAAACATCCAGAGAGAGGTGCAAAAACTCGCAGCGGAGAAAATTGCGGACGCAGCAAAAGAGGGCATAGTTGTTGTTGACACACACATGTTAATTAATACTCCAGAGGGTTTTCTTCCGGGGATACCAGCATGGGTAGCGGAGAGCCTCAAACCAAATGTGCTAATTCTAATTGAAGCAGATCCCGAAGAGATAAAAAATAGAAGGAGGGGAGACGAGAGCAGGGAGAGAGATGTACAATCAGTCGAAGAAATCCGCCTGCATCAGGAGATGTGCAGATCAACTGCTGCGGCTTGCGCAACACTTACAGGCGCCACAATAGTTATTGTGCCAAACCGTGAGGGCAAGGTAAGTGAGGCGGCCGAAAAGATCCTTAAAATTTTTAGAGGAATAGCAACGAAGACATCGGAGGGGGGCTAA
- a CDS encoding EMC3/TMCO1 family protein translates to MWDPSAPPCSTIIVFGAAILMTFISSLINRLLLPIAKIKRYSQEISKWKKALQRARETGDEKLMIKVKRRQKLIERMQREQASLQLRPLLVYFIPFLIMFYYLSSFYSFPLGPVVSPSIVAVLPFSVTDVPGFPPGTFGGYVSPLLTDVSAVYPLLLVLWPRVYLMQLIPELSRLQALLNLLKLTIGLNVDLPFLPVVDGWAPLPGFGLWFIWWYFMTSVAFGSLFQRLFGLRIQQ, encoded by the coding sequence GTGTGGGATCCTTCCGCTCCACCATGCTCAACCATTATAGTGTTTGGAGCAGCCATTTTAATGACTTTTATTTCGAGCTTAATTAACAGACTGCTCTTACCAATAGCTAAGATAAAGAGGTATTCTCAAGAAATAAGCAAGTGGAAGAAGGCCTTACAGAGGGCGCGTGAAACCGGAGACGAAAAATTAATGATAAAAGTTAAAAGGAGACAAAAGCTCATCGAGAGAATGCAGCGGGAGCAAGCCAGCCTTCAACTTAGACCATTACTCGTTTACTTCATACCTTTCTTAATCATGTTCTACTACTTGAGTAGTTTTTACAGTTTCCCGTTGGGCCCAGTCGTCTCGCCAAGCATCGTCGCCGTATTACCGTTCTCGGTTACAGATGTCCCAGGATTCCCCCCAGGAACTTTTGGAGGATACGTGAGCCCACTACTTACCGACGTGTCCGCAGTCTATCCGTTACTTCTCGTTTTGTGGCCGAGGGTATATCTCATGCAGCTGATCCCAGAGCTTTCAAGGCTGCAGGCTTTACTTAACTTGCTCAAGTTGACAATAGGTTTAAATGTAGATTTGCCATTTCTCCCTGTCGTTGACGGTTGGGCACCATTGCCCGGATTTGGACTGTGGTTCATTTGGTGGTATTTCATGACGAGCGTTGCTTTCGGAAGCCTATTTCAACGCCTTTTCGGACTACGCATACAACAATAA
- a CDS encoding 50S ribosomal protein L34e — protein MPAPRLRSRSWKRKMVRTPGGRLVVHYWRDTSRKYRCAVCGGELHGCPTDKYEEKEAKTKKRPERPYGGYLCSRCLKKMLKDKIMQGVV, from the coding sequence ATGCCGGCGCCAAGGTTAAGATCTAGGAGTTGGAAAAGAAAAATGGTCCGAACCCCTGGAGGACGATTGGTCGTTCATTACTGGAGGGATACTTCGAGGAAATACAGATGCGCAGTTTGTGGTGGAGAACTGCATGGATGCCCTACAGATAAGTACGAGGAAAAGGAGGCGAAAACTAAGAAGAGGCCGGAAAGACCTTACGGAGGATACCTCTGCAGCCGCTGCCTCAAGAAAATGCTGAAGGACAAAATAATGCAGGGGGTTGTCTAG
- a CDS encoding AAA family ATPase gives MITISGLHGTGKTTQAKFLAQRFNLRYISAGEIMRNMAKNLGVSLEEFSKIAEKNHAIDKQIDEAIISEAEKGNVILDGRLTAWMAGKKADIKILLTAPLDVRVKRIAERDKKSFEEALRETVVREESEKKRYIEIYGINVDDYSVFDVVINTSLWDEETIKRVLELLVEAYLTSSKNKMGTEKV, from the coding sequence GTGATAACTATCAGCGGTCTCCACGGTACAGGAAAAACTACGCAAGCGAAGTTTCTAGCTCAGCGCTTCAACTTAAGATATATTTCAGCAGGAGAAATAATGCGTAATATGGCGAAAAACCTGGGCGTAAGTCTTGAAGAGTTTTCTAAAATAGCTGAAAAAAACCACGCGATAGATAAGCAAATAGATGAGGCAATAATATCAGAGGCTGAAAAAGGGAACGTGATTTTAGACGGACGACTAACTGCTTGGATGGCGGGGAAAAAAGCAGATATAAAAATCCTCCTAACAGCGCCACTTGATGTTCGGGTTAAAAGAATAGCTGAAAGGGATAAAAAGAGCTTTGAAGAAGCTTTAAGAGAGACCGTGGTGAGAGAAGAAAGTGAGAAAAAAAGGTATATAGAGATCTATGGAATAAACGTGGATGACTACAGCGTGTTTGACGTCGTGATAAATACATCACTGTGGGATGAAGAAACTATAAAAAGGGTGTTGGAGCTACTGGTTGAAGCGTACTTAACCTCATCTAAGAATAAGATGGGCACAGAAAAAGTTTGA
- a CDS encoding 50S ribosomal protein L14e, whose product MKIGGGNVALRPGSICVKTAGREAGKKCVVVDILDKNFVLITGPPALSGVKRRRANIKHLEATGEYIDIPKGADDELVLKKLEEAGLAEKIKERIKI is encoded by the coding sequence ATGAAAATTGGAGGTGGAAATGTGGCATTAAGGCCGGGAAGTATTTGCGTTAAAACGGCTGGAAGAGAAGCTGGAAAGAAGTGCGTTGTTGTAGATATTTTGGACAAAAACTTTGTTTTAATAACAGGACCGCCAGCTCTAAGTGGTGTTAAAAGAAGGAGGGCAAACATTAAGCACCTAGAGGCTACAGGGGAATATATAGATATACCTAAAGGGGCGGACGACGAACTCGTATTGAAGAAGTTGGAAGAAGCAGGGTTAGCTGAAAAGATTAAGGAAAGAATTAAAATTTAA
- a CDS encoding RNA-guided pseudouridylation complex pseudouridine synthase subunit Cbf5, which produces MAIGSATKLVQALHLIGKEYVCVMRLHGDVDPERVQSVCKEFIGPIYQRPPIRSSVKRRLRVRQIYYLDVLEIEGRNVLLKVGCESGTYIRKLCHDIGEVLGCGAHMRELRRTRSGPFTEDNIVTLHDLKDAYVFWKEEKDETYIRKVLLPLETGVQHLPKFYVRDSTVDAICHGADLAIPGIVKVEDGVEKGDVVAILTLKGELVALGTAMMTLEEVMREKRGIAVKTKRVVMEKGTYPKLWKSKKESNKSG; this is translated from the coding sequence GTGGCTATAGGTTCGGCTACCAAGCTTGTACAAGCTCTTCACCTTATAGGGAAAGAGTATGTATGCGTTATGAGGTTGCATGGCGATGTTGACCCGGAGAGAGTTCAAAGCGTCTGTAAGGAGTTTATTGGACCGATTTATCAAAGGCCTCCAATACGTTCCTCTGTGAAGCGGAGGCTTAGGGTGAGACAAATATACTACCTTGATGTGCTCGAAATTGAGGGGAGAAACGTCTTACTAAAAGTGGGGTGCGAGTCTGGCACGTACATAAGGAAGCTTTGCCACGACATAGGAGAAGTCTTGGGTTGTGGAGCGCACATGCGTGAGCTTAGGAGAACGCGTAGTGGACCATTTACTGAAGACAATATTGTAACTTTGCACGACTTAAAAGATGCTTACGTTTTCTGGAAGGAAGAAAAGGACGAGACATATATTAGAAAGGTGTTATTACCCTTGGAGACTGGAGTGCAACACTTACCCAAGTTTTACGTGCGTGACTCAACTGTTGATGCCATATGCCATGGAGCAGATTTAGCCATTCCCGGAATTGTCAAAGTTGAAGATGGAGTTGAAAAAGGGGATGTTGTGGCGATTTTGACGCTCAAAGGCGAACTTGTCGCCCTAGGGACTGCAATGATGACGCTTGAGGAAGTTATGAGGGAGAAAAGAGGTATAGCTGTTAAGACAAAAAGAGTGGTGATGGAGAAGGGTACGTATCCGAAGCTTTGGAAGAGCAAGAAAGAGTCGAACAAAAGTGGGTGA
- a CDS encoding 30S ribosomal protein S27e, giving the protein MRKKREIIPQPKSRFLKVQCPDCGAENILFDRASTVVKCHICGTILAEPSGGKAHLLVKEENIVQVLS; this is encoded by the coding sequence TTGCGGAAGAAGCGTGAAATTATCCCGCAGCCTAAAAGCCGTTTCTTGAAAGTCCAATGCCCTGACTGTGGCGCGGAAAACATACTTTTCGATAGAGCTAGCACTGTGGTCAAGTGCCATATATGTGGCACAATACTGGCTGAACCTAGTGGAGGAAAAGCACACTTGTTAGTGAAGGAGGAAAACATAGTACAAGTTTTGAGTTAA
- a CDS encoding translation initiation factor IF-2 subunit alpha — translation MVKLRKEYPDEGDLVVATVTRIANHGAYVTLDEYEGKEGLVHISEVSQSWVRNIRNFLKEGQKVVAKVLRVDKKKGFIDLSLRRVTEQQRKQKIQEWKRAQKAESLLELAAKKLGKTIDEAYEKAGWPLEDKYGEIYAGFEKAAEKGEQPLIEAGVDEEWSKVLAELAKAYVEIPKVKVRGILELTSLRRDGIEAIKKALIAAESVVKDGDVNVEIYTIGAPRYRVEISAKDYKQAENVLKDVVSTALAVIKEEGGSGTFIREK, via the coding sequence TTGGTTAAACTTAGAAAAGAATACCCAGATGAAGGAGATCTGGTAGTGGCAACTGTAACGAGAATAGCAAACCATGGAGCCTATGTAACGCTTGACGAGTACGAAGGAAAAGAAGGGTTGGTCCATATTTCAGAAGTCTCCCAGAGCTGGGTTAGAAACATAAGGAATTTTCTCAAGGAAGGACAAAAAGTTGTTGCTAAGGTTTTAAGAGTGGACAAGAAGAAGGGTTTCATAGACCTTTCTCTTAGAAGAGTGACTGAACAGCAAAGGAAACAGAAGATACAGGAGTGGAAGAGGGCGCAAAAAGCGGAAAGCTTGCTTGAACTTGCAGCTAAAAAGCTGGGGAAAACGATTGACGAAGCATACGAGAAAGCAGGATGGCCCCTCGAAGACAAGTACGGGGAGATATATGCTGGCTTTGAGAAAGCCGCAGAAAAAGGGGAGCAACCACTTATAGAGGCGGGTGTTGACGAAGAATGGAGTAAGGTGCTTGCGGAGCTAGCTAAAGCATACGTCGAAATTCCAAAAGTTAAGGTAAGAGGGATCCTAGAACTAACATCCCTCAGAAGGGATGGGATAGAGGCTATTAAGAAGGCTTTAATCGCCGCTGAAAGTGTAGTTAAAGACGGGGATGTTAACGTTGAAATCTACACTATAGGAGCGCCGCGTTATAGGGTGGAAATATCAGCCAAGGATTATAAGCAAGCCGAAAACGTGTTAAAAGACGTGGTTTCCACGGCTTTGGCAGTAATTAAGGAAGAGGGAGGAAGTGGAACGTTTATACGTGAGAAATAA